One window from the genome of Pseudomonas sp. L5B5 encodes:
- a CDS encoding GntR family transcriptional regulator — translation MASHALQDPCFTPVASLRQRGEKKLLVDDVYPQIFEAILEQRIAPGSRFTEDSLGQTFGVSRSIIRQVLARLAHQQVIILRPNQRPQVAAPDREQTRQVLHARCLAENALVHLACQQPHSRLKPLRELVVREREAIEQHRHGPAIRLSGEFHLRLAQIADNAPLARFLGSLVPLTSLAIAQLADRALHPCAWQEHAAIVDALLQADTGAAQALMQQHLEHLQLRVLKGLEEQPAASSLSRPASAQTPGGSSLPAGRRR, via the coding sequence ATGGCCAGCCACGCCCTGCAAGACCCTTGCTTCACCCCGGTGGCCAGCCTGCGCCAGCGTGGGGAAAAAAAGCTGCTGGTGGACGATGTCTACCCGCAGATCTTCGAGGCCATCCTCGAACAGCGCATCGCCCCCGGCAGTCGCTTCACCGAAGACAGCCTGGGCCAGACCTTCGGCGTCAGTCGCAGCATCATCCGCCAGGTGCTCGCGCGCCTGGCCCACCAGCAAGTGATCATCCTGCGCCCGAACCAGCGCCCCCAAGTGGCCGCGCCGGACCGGGAACAGACCCGGCAGGTCCTGCATGCCCGGTGCCTGGCGGAAAACGCCCTGGTGCACCTGGCCTGCCAGCAGCCCCACAGCCGCCTGAAGCCCCTGCGCGAGCTGGTTGTGCGCGAGCGCGAGGCCATCGAGCAACACCGGCATGGCCCGGCGATTCGCCTCTCAGGGGAGTTTCACCTGCGACTGGCACAGATCGCCGACAACGCTCCTTTGGCCCGCTTCCTCGGCAGCCTGGTGCCCCTGACATCCCTGGCCATCGCCCAGCTTGCGGATCGCGCCCTGCATCCCTGCGCCTGGCAGGAACATGCCGCCATCGTCGATGCCTTGCTGCAAGCCGATACCGGCGCGGCCCAGGCGCTGATGCAGCAGCACCTGGAGCATCTGCAACTGCGCGTGCTCAAGGGACTGGAAGAACAGCCAGCGGCCAGCAGCCTCAGCCGGCCAGCATCCGCGCAAACCCCTGGCGGATCTTCTCTTCCGGCAGGTCGTCGGCGATGA